AATCTATTcaagatttaaattatatatacatatatagaataattcatgtattttcaattatttccttcttaaatcaaattcattttatatcatgtctatatatatatatggtgtcataaagataaagaaacaacaaaaaatctaataatatgCTTACATGTAATATAGTTTACATTTGAAGtatttattcaattgaaaatcttggtttttctcttaaagaaaaatttaaagattatgtaacatgatttgataattttattgagaaagaacctaagtgaaaaataataataagggtGTAAATGATATATAATCTAACTGATATATTATTGTAAATTCTTAAACAACTTTAGTAACCTTGATAAGAATTGTTTTCatatcccacatatttctttcctttattttcccAGGTTAgctgcaaataaaaaaacatattaaatatatatatatatcttaaactATAGCTCataatattaattcaatttgtTTAAACTAAATTCTtcgatattttttaatgtatttgaaaaaacatcagagttttaataatttttacaataCTTAAAAAATGAAGACAATTCAAAATTTCTCGACAATTAAAACTCAAGgtatgatttttgaaaaattaagaagatcCTTAGCCattaagattttgataaaataaaaatttaatgaaataaaaaaggcaaCTTGATACCTAGTTTTATCTATAAAGTTGGAAACTTGATACCTAGTCATCCCATAAAGTAATAAATACTAACATAGAGTATGggtttttctttgcaataaAATTGGGATAGACCGTGAAAGATAATGcgaaacataaataatactcAATCATGACACAGAATTAAACCATCTATAGACCGTGAAATCATGCTAGCTATGAGGTTTCCAAGTTACCATTGCTAAAACCatgccaggaaaaaaaaaaaataaaaaaaatggccaTCTTATATCCCATGTAATGACGGGCTACACGTTGATAGTTTCCCAGCCTGTGCCTTTCTCCATTTGTGTCTTCACTTTCATATCTCCAGTGGCTCATCATGCTCTCTCGAAACCAAAATAATTTACTTGGTTGAAGCACAAACACACAAGGCCCCGACCCGGCCAATATTTACAACGCACTCGAGAGAAAATTATCACACGTTATTGGCACTAGCAGTAACATTATCCTAGTTCCACTTATGGAATCCTCCTCCCCATTTTGTGATTAGGAAACcaaaagagaaacaagaatcttGCTACTTCACAATTGAATTtcctaaacacattaaatttttcATGGAAATAGATCAACCAAGACCaattatttgaaatcaaatggAGTATAAGCTGGCCATGACCATCCAAACTCTCATTCAAGACATTCATCCAAGacaatattatcaaataatataatgctTTCTAAGTCAGCATGTTGAGTTTAGTACCCCTTACCTCATGAAGATCCGTTGACTTGTGAGAATTCAGCATCAGCTTTCGAATTGACTCATCAACACTCTGAATAAGCAACATCAAAACACAAGTACAAACTACATTTTAACTATTCAAGAATTAAGCCCAACAGCCTTGTCGATGGAGACAACTCCAGAAGATATTGAATCAAAATGCAATAATATTAGAATGAAAGACGTGGTAAATGCTATCTGTAGCTGTAATGAATATACGAGAGATGATGTTTATAGATGTTGAAATCACCGAGTATATCTTGTAACAAATCATATTCCGTAAATCGAttgttaaagtgattttttatggCAATGATCAGGAGGAGACTCGGAAAAAGGAAATAGAGATAAAGAAATGATTACATACAAAATGCTATCCTACATAACTAGCCCAAGCCTCTGCATATCTAGAAAAATCGAAGAGATTATTATAACTTACTTCCTTGCATATCATCTTCATTATATGATTGCAGTTTGGTTTGTCTGCATTAAGTTTTATTAAGAGTATCAATCTTCCTCCACTTTTGGTTCCTATGTCAAGCCCTCATGCAAGTTAAAGAATGTGAAATAAATGTGTGCGAGGCTAGAGTGAAAGCAGGCACaagcatataatttttttgtgcaaCTTGAAGGTTCACACCAgactaaaaaaagattattttcttttcgttATAACAGGAGGATTAAGTTCATTTATCATCACATGCATGAATCATTACTGAGTTTCAGGTTCATTTTCCATGTCAGTGTCTTTGCAGCATGTCTTCCAAATAAAATTGAACTGCGATCCATGATTTGAGATATCAACACCAcattctttttcaatataaagATGATTGCAAAATCACAAAACAATGATGATCAAATGGAttgaagaaagcaaaagaaattacACATCTTTTAGCATTCAATATGTGTTGCTCATTAACATCCCAATCAATAACTTGAGTCTCCCAAACAGTGAAATTTGTGTATTATATTGGctggttatttgatttttcattgcCTAAAGAAAGCAGAAagtattcattattatttttttcagaatcgAATAAGATTCTAAAAGTTGCTCAGATGATTAACAAAAGCTACCCAAATTGCATTGCATTCTACAAAGAAATTTATTCATAGGTAACATTTTCTGACCCAAGCTTTAGTTTTCTCTAAATTAATCTTCAAAGTCCATTTCTCTAAGTCTTTCTTACTTGTTGGCTACGATATTGAAGTGCCAAAGGAACATAAATTTAGAATCATGTGATCAGTCTCAATATGTGATCAGTCTCTAAATTAATATTCTACTgaggaattttaaaaaaatatagaaagaataaaaaaaatcagacattattttttaggacataaataattttaatttgcttttttgttttgagttttcttttttctattttttaaaattaattattgtttttataaataatatcaagGACATCTTGAGGATAATATGGAGTTCCTGAcaaatcttcaaacttttggATGGTTCCTATAATTTCATTATATCTTAGAGGGATTGTTCAATTTAtcccataaaatttattaaagacACAATGAGACatttacaatttaaattaagataCCAAATTCGAATAGGTTGTCATTGTAGTCAAAGAGGTGTTCTTCCTCCCTTGACTTCCTGAGTTTGAATCTCTGAGCGAGGtccttgataaatttatttcctCTAAATGCATCAAGCTGATGTGGAAGGTGGGTTCTTAAGATCATATGATAAAGGGACTTAATCTCGATTAAAGCATAAACTAGTCTAAGGACATCCCACAATTGAAGTGTTTGTTCTTCACCTTGACATTGTGATATTGAGTTGTCTTTTTTCAGGAAACCTCATTTCTCACTAAAACCGTTGGTTAGGTTTTTCTGGCAAATCCATGTTCGCCctgagtttttcttctttcctctcAGCACAATCGATCTCTATTATTAGCATTTTCTCTATTCTATAAAAGTGAGGAGAAATGAAGTCTCTGTTATGGAGGACTTCAGCACCGAGAAACTAAAACCATGTGAATTCACATGAACAGGGAAATCAAGATGGGATTcagaattctttttaatttcaattttaacaaGGAAACATCAGACCGGAAAAAATACACATTTCTGCCACCCAAAAGAGTACGAACAACcgatttctgttttcttttcccaCTTTCCGTGCGGCGGGTTTGCAAGCCTTGTTCAAACAAAGATTTCAGATTGATCTTCCCAGAAGGCTGTCACAGTTTCATAGAGTTTAGATGAGAGTtccaaaatacaataaaaaataagaatcattaGCTAGATAAATAATCGCCAGCTCAAGCTCAGGCAAAATGTACTATACATAATAGCGTTAGAAAACATAACTAACTCAACTAAATAAggaggaaattaaaaattacatgacACCAGAATCGCTATCTTGATATTGAAGGCTACAATTACCCACAATATTGTACTTTTGAGGTAAACATACATATACGATGATAGCTGGCGATAAGCTTAATCTAACAACTATCACAgactacaaagaaaaaaagcagcAGCTAAAGTACTTTTGCACAGGAGTGGCGTACCCAAATACAGAAAAAATCACCATAGTCAGTCACAAATTAGATGGGTGCTGCACATGTTGTTCTAAAATGACCTGTCTGATTGCAACGGCTACAATGCACAACTCGCTTCATGCGGCCACGATCTTCTGCTCGTACTCGCTTCTTTCTTGGACGACCGGGTGGCCTAAGTGATTTGGGTGGATTGATGATAACCTCAACATTCTTGTTGGAATCTGGATCTCCCTCAGAAAACTCAATCCAGAGACTTTTATCGGGAATTGGATGAATGGTTTGTGAATAAGTCTTTCGATAGGTTGCAACAGTGAAACAGCTCTCCGTGAACCGATGCACATTCTGCCTGCAAGAGAGAAGTGCTGCCACAGCATGTGCACAAGGTAAACCATATAGCTGCCAGCCCCGACAAAGGCAACAGCGGTTCCGAATGTCCACAATATTTGTTCCTTCATGAGATATAACTTCAAATTCAGCTTCATTAGCACGAAGCACCTGATAAGTGCGTGCACGCTCCAACGCCTCTGCAACACGCCTCTCAGCAGAAGGCACGAGTATTGATGTCCACTGCATACTGGTCTCTCGGCGTTCATTGAACCAGGTCATTAGTTGCCTCCTAATGCATTCCACCATCTGAATTATTGGAAGCCCAGATGCTTCCAAAATCCATGTATTCAATGATTCAACTATATTAGCTGTCAAATGTCCAAATCGAGTACCTTCAAAATATGCAGTAGCCCACAACCGAGGGGGGATTCTCCGTATCCAATATGCAGCATCTTGTGATACCTCCTCAATTTCCAGAATTTTTGCCTCAAATTCAATCACAGTTAGAGCATGAGCAGCTTCCCATAGAAGGTTGACAAGCATTGTGTTATTGAACTCTTTGCGGAAGCTTTCACTCAAGTGACGCATGCAAAATCCATGAAAAGCAGTCGGAAAATTTGCTTCCACTCCATCTACAATGCCCTTCTGCCTGTCTGACAAAATTGTAAGCCTCGGCATGTTTTCTGTATTAATCTCAAGGAGGTTATGAAGCTCAGACAGAAACCACATCCAATTCTCATCATTCTCTTCATCAACGACACCAAATGCCAAGGGAAAAAGAGCTCCATCCCCATCAAAGCCAGTAGCAAGAAATAAAGTACCAAGGTACTTGCTTTTCAAAAATGTTCTATCAAGGCCAAGGAGAGGCCGACAGGCATTCAGAAAACCATAAATCGATGCCTGAAATGATATGAAGAGATGCTGGAAGCAATTATCTGTTGGGTTTCCATAAACAGATGCAATACTCCCAGGATTTGTCCGTTTAACCTGGTCACAATACTGGGGAAGCAAGCGATACCCTTCTTCAAAGGATCCACGCATAGCAGCCATGATGCGTTCCTTGCCTCTCCATGCTTGCTTATATGATAAAGTGATACCATGTACCCGGTGAATCTCTTCTAATATCTCCTTTGGCCTGTAATTAGGATTCTCCTTAAGCCGTTGCTCCACAGAGTTTGCAACCCATTGGACTGAAGCTTGTTGATGGCCAAGATGAGAAATTCCTCCACATGTATGAGACTCATGGATGGTCCTGATTGTGAAAGTTGGAACACCTGGGAGCTTTGCTGCATGTATGCGCCAGGGACATCCCTCAGTTGCACATTTAGCTGTGAAACGAGTCTTGTCAGATTTTATTGTCTGCATTTCAAAGTGAAGGGCAATCGCTGTATCCCTCAATGCCCTGCGGCAGCTGAAGACATCTGGAAACTCTTGCCCCACTGCCAGCTCAAAGTTAGGAGCTATAGAAAGAGTACGGGCCTGAATAACAGGACTATATAGTATGAGCTGGGACTGCTCAATAGTCAAATCCTGAGCAGGTTCCAATCCCATTTCCTGCTCCTCGACCACAGTTAGTTCCAGGTTGTCATCAAGTTCTTGGTTTTCTGAAACAACCAATTCATTGTTCTCTGATAAAGCTAACTCATGGTTCTGAGCAGAAAGAGCCAGTTCATGGTCTCCCTGTCCAGGTTTTCGATCCATACCTAAATCATTCTCATGCCCATAACTGTGACCAGCTTCCCCTTCATCATCCTGGCTCTGTCCCAAACCCAATTCATGGTCATGATGATGTCCTAAATCCAGTTCATGATCATGTCCCATACCTAAATGATGTTCATGTGTTTGCCCCAGTTCTACATCATGGTTCTGGCCTAGACCCAAATTGTGATCATGGCCTAAGACCAACTGTTGATTCTGCCTGAGCCCTAAATTGTGACTTTGCCCAAGTATCAAGTCATGGTTAGCCATTGAATCTATCACTCGCAATATATCAGCTGCAACAAATCAGCGCCTGGAACAAACTATCAATTTCAAGTTGATATGGTACCCATAGCATCAGTGCAAACCTGTCGAGCAAACAAAACTGTAAATTGAAGAGTCCTTCCAGATCTTTCACATCCATACTCAAagctttaataaaaacatgacttCACAACAAAAGCACAGATAAAAAGATGCAAACACAAGAACATGCAAAAATGTGAAATCCACCCTTGAATAtgtaacccccccccccccccccccaccacCACACACACAACAAATGAGCTATTTAAAAAGACTGTGTCACCCTTTTATCCCTTCTAGGAAAATTGCAATTGCAGACAAAATACGAAAAGGAAACTATTTTGTTTCTCCTGTAGATAATTAGATGCTCGGGGACCAtcatacatacacacacacgcCAAAGGAACAAACCACCCGAAACTACAGTCCCCTCTTTCTTACATCCACAGTTTCTAGGCACCAAAACAGCACACAGGAAACCAAGTTTGCGAGGTTTCTGAGAAAAGGAATAATTCAATTATctcaagaaataaattaaagaacccagaaacattataaaacaaaaacaaaactcgaAATTTAGTCAGAAATCATGTCCCATTgtgaaagaagaaaacagcACTCGTCATTTACACATTCCCTTCCGCAACTattcaacaacaataataacttcaaacaaaaaccaaaaaatactcATCAGTTAAAACACTCACAGGCACATAATTGAgactaaaaatacaaaaccaaaGAACACACTGGAAAAAAACCCTCACTTGAAACAGAGATCGTACCAggacaaggaaaaaaacaaccTTGACATagcaaaacaatccaaaaacaagaACTGGGTTTTGCTCAAAACTACATGAAACATAATCCCAAGCAATtacttcaaaagaaaaactacCTAAAACCATAACATCACAAAAAAAGTCAACCAAAACCCTAGctcaaaagcaaaacaatataatcggaacccagaaaagaaaaaccaaccttgaatataaacatggaaaaatatgaagtgggAATCGATCAAAATCTGAACTTGTCAATTGTAGACACTGGTACAAGTAAAGATcgaacccaaaaataaaattagggttCTCTGTCTGTAATTATGTGTtcggagagaaaaaaaatggagaaggaGAATTTGAAAAAAGGCGGGTAAGGGAGCAGGGAGAGATcgggaaaaataaaacaaagggaGAGTAGAAGGGCAAGGAGGAGAGAAGGGCGAGATTGGGAAAATAGAGAGAAGGGCAGAAGAGGGAGTGTAGGGTTTGTAAGGGCTGAGAAGGGAAATACAGAGCTGGATGATAAGAGACAGACGGGGTATTTGTGTCAATGAAATTTTTAAGGGTGTTTTTTCCTTTGGGTTTTTtggaattaatgttttttccttGGGAATTTTATAATTGCGGCTTCATGGGGGCAATGTATCCATTTTGCTTTGCTTTGTATGAGAAAGTAAGACTGTCAACTatctttgatttggttttttacatttttaggACTCCCAAGCTTTGTGCCTTGATGTTAGAGTAAAATAGAACATAGATTGATGCATGTTTGAaagtttgatattattttttattttagtacatcaaatttaaaaaaataaaaaaaattaatttaaaaaatttaaaaatttttagaaattctgTTCGACCGCACtcccaaacacactctaaatgtATGTGATGACcaagatgaaattttaaaaaatttattaaactatttatttttatactagtattcttatatttgtttatatttattttaatcataatatcaaactattatttcaatttctaactatgcttataaataaattagtaagAATATATTATGTATGTTTTGAGAATCAAACATACtaactttattataattatcaaactttatacaaaataaatttaaattttaaaatccaaacattttaatttaataaattttcaaatttattcatttatacataattcaaaacaacctattagattaaagaaaaatacaacaaaataatttaataatacagATATGAAACATGTACCAAGAAAACTAGAATGTTAACaaccaaacagaaaataaaCCCTGGCTTGGAAAGTGTCTTAAATTCGATCCGTTGtatttaacttttttcatgaattAGTATCgggtttttatcaattttcatatatatatatatatatatatatatatatatatatatatatatatatattttattaacgtgggtgttcgggtgaGTTTGCGCGCATTTCGATTAATTTCACGGGCTCTAAAATTAACGAGCATATAAACCTCCAATaattatcatattagcaatcataGAGCTCAAACTTGGAAACACATATAAAACAAACCTCGataattttcatatttctttgaaCCTAGAAATGGATGTGTATATTAGTTAATTAGGTTTCATATCCCATAACGGAAAATTACTAAGAGTTGTAAGTGgaagatataatttttcttataatattttaatattttttctatttatagaattaatattttatgtcaaaACTTGAGTGTTCTTGAACgattgaagaatattttttcaCATACAGTGAGATTGATCGAAACTGTTACTTTTGTGTCAATAGAATCGTATGCttgaataactaaattaaaattcgaaattatttcaaatcataTCAGTTTCCTCTAATATATTACAACATTGTAATGTCaagaattaaagaaagaataaaatagaataacCGATAGTTtactcaaaaaattatttaaactatGATTATAAAATCCCTTTCTCTAATAAATCATCAGGCATCAATCGACTTAATGAGCACAATGAGAAAGAGAGAATATGGGCTTAAAGCTGAGCTTAATGAAGTAGATAAAAGGGTTGCAAACCAAGTTCAAGAAGAGAAAATATGGGTTGAAACTCCAGCCCAACAGCAAAGTGGCAAAACatgagcaaaaaaaatcaaaacatgagCAAAAATGCaattgtttttggattattctctaaaattatccttttccttgtaaaacataaaaataacaaaacaaaatcaataataagaagaagaccGATGATTTGGCAAAAGCTGGCTGGGAAAGGTTCAAGTTGAAGTTTTGGATAAAATTTGAAGTCTAATCATATCACATTGTACCCAAGAttaaagagacaatgaatattTAAGGTCAAATCAAATGATTTTTGGATGGAtctgaataaaaataaagtccaggaacataattagatttatttttagtaggtcaatttgatttaatcatggaccAAATTAAacgtttaattatgtttaagaattaatttggatccaattaaaagatttaattaggtgcaaggacttaattatacttttaatgagtcaaattaattttattaaggacttaattggtgaaaaattaagtttgggggtctaatttggatttaattgagaagattgaaattttagaggatcaaatttaatttttacaaaatcaattgcttgaaatcaggggtaaaattataagaaaataaaagtttatgattaatttgaggttaaattgaagaaattaatagCCAATAATTTATATGGAAAAGGCGTTGAATTCTAGGAACTCAATTTGGTTAAAgacaagggtgaaattgaagaaaaaataaagtttaatagtCAATTGAGGGTTAATTTGCATAAATCTAAGATtaatgatcaaaatgaaaaggctTTGAAATTCAGGGCTGATGTTGAAGTTCAGTAGGggaaaattgcataaaattagaaGTTCGAGGTCAattagggatgcaattgaaagccgaaggactaaattgaactttaatcaaatcctaaattaaaaccctaaagcCAAAATGGAGTCATTttgaccattaaaaaaaaaccaaacgaCAAGTCGTCTGATtactattcatcttctttttctttttgcctgAAAATGTTGCTTGGATGGTTCCTTTTTCAGAGAATTTAATACTTCATCTCTCAACGAAATTGAATAAACCCTACACCACTATGATGGCCTGATATTGTATTACACCCCAAAATAGGTCTCGCCGACTGATTGCCTTTATAGTAGTTGCAACGCCGCCCCAAAGTGGCCAACTCGGTCTTTTAGCAGCACATTTTCACAGACTATGATGACACCTTTGAGCTAATAGTTGGAACCCTTCCCACTTGAATGAAGGGCCAATACTTGTCTCCGATGAAGATAAAATATCTCTCTTCCACCCCTTATTAATAGGGGTGGGTTCTAGGCATTCGAGGAGAAGTAATTCGAGTCTAAAATAGGCAAAAAAACCAGCCTTTCCCCCTGGTTTTTCACCGGCCAAACTTTCCTCTATTCCTTTGCCATGCCTTCTTAATCGTTGCCACTATCAACCATATGTTGGTCTTCCCATCACCACCAACTAGCCATTCCCCATGCCAAGTAATCTTCTTTTTCCCTGTTGGTTGCAAAAATTACAGTCATTTGCATGCATAACGAGAACCTGTTCtgtatgtaaaatataaaataactaacaaGGTCGTTGGGTTAGGCCAGTGATCATGTGGGCCTTGGTTGAGCCCGTTTTAGCCCATCTCAGATGGTTGGGTAAggtttaacccaaaaaaaagaaaaagaaaaggaagaagaaaggttGTTCGACTATCAGTTAGCCCAACCCATCTGGGTTGAACCTATTTTAGCCCAACCCaatgttcatttttattttaaaaaaaagagatgggtCTATTAGGCCGTCAGTCGCCCCAACCCGACTTGATTGGGTTCAGTTCAGATGGCTTGATCAGGTCTAGCCcacttataaataaataaataatatatataataatatttaaaaattttcaattttttcaaaaagaaattttaaaaatattcgtGGAtccctcacatgtttttttaataattttacatgATATCGAGTTGTAAAgttacattataaaatatagaCTCGGTATTAAAAGTACCCGATTTCctcttaaacttaaaaaaaatctaaaaaaatccagaaattcaaaaataaactttcatttcaaaaaaaaaaaaattgtgtttggtttccatGTATACAGTCAAGCCCTAaaggtttttcatgcatattttctaaaataaaaagataaaaccacctttttatcatgtttgaaaaaaaaatacaaaaatggatatcgtaaccgatttatgattatccattagggtttgatcaaaatataaaaatcttattataaTTAGTTGAGAGGTCTGTTAGGTCGTCAGTCGCCCCAACCCGACTTGACTGGGTTCAGCCCAGATGGTTGGGTCAGGTCTAGCCcacttataaataaataaataatatatataataatatttaaaaaaaattcaattttttcaaaaagaaaatttaaaaatatttgtggatccctcacatgtttttccaataattttgcataatatcgagTTGTAGACTTACATTGTAAAATACAGACCTGGTATTAAAAGCACTCAGTTtcctcttaaaattaaaaaaatctaaaaaatcctgaaattcaaaaataaactttcatttcaaaaaacaaaaaaactgtgTTTGTTTCCATGCATATAGTCAAGTTCTAaatgtttttcatgcatattttctactataaaaagataaaaccacctttttatcatgtttgaaaaaatataaaaatgaatatcGTAAccggtttat
This window of the Populus trichocarpa isolate Nisqually-1 chromosome 13, P.trichocarpa_v4.1, whole genome shotgun sequence genome carries:
- the LOC7474616 gene encoding uncharacterized protein LOC7474616; translated protein: MANHDLILGQSHNLGLRQNQQLVLGHDHNLGLGQNHDVELGQTHEHHLGMGHDHELDLGHHHDHELGLGQSQDDEGEAGHSYGHENDLGMDRKPGQGDHELALSAQNHELALSENNELVVSENQELDDNLELTVVEEQEMGLEPAQDLTIEQSQLILYSPVIQARTLSIAPNFELAVGQEFPDVFSCRRALRDTAIALHFEMQTIKSDKTRFTAKCATEGCPWRIHAAKLPGVPTFTIRTIHESHTCGGISHLGHQQASVQWVANSVEQRLKENPNYRPKEILEEIHRVHGITLSYKQAWRGKERIMAAMRGSFEEGYRLLPQYCDQVKRTNPGSIASVYGNPTDNCFQHLFISFQASIYGFLNACRPLLGLDRTFLKSKYLGTLFLATGFDGDGALFPLAFGVVDEENDENWMWFLSELHNLLEINTENMPRLTILSDRQKGIVDGVEANFPTAFHGFCMRHLSESFRKEFNNTMLVNLLWEAAHALTVIEFEAKILEIEEVSQDAAYWIRRIPPRLWATAYFEGTRFGHLTANIVESLNTWILEASGLPIIQMVECIRRQLMTWFNERRETSMQWTSILVPSAERRVAEALERARTYQVLRANEAEFEVISHEGTNIVDIRNRCCLCRGWQLYGLPCAHAVAALLSCRQNVHRFTESCFTVATYRKTYSQTIHPIPDKSLWIEFSEGDPDSNKNVEVIINPPKSLRPPGRPRKKRVRAEDRGRMKRVVHCSRCNQTGHFRTTCAAPI